In a single window of the Pandoraea pulmonicola genome:
- a CDS encoding MFS transporter: MSEPSQRGARGEGHQSRLLKERRFAPFFWTQFLGAMNDNVFKIAFTSLVTYHASLFQDVDGKTAAFLISAIFIAPFLLFSATSGQIADKWDKARLIRFVKTLEIAIMAVGALGFLWTNASLLYVCTFLMGLHSTLFGPVKYAYLPQHLATHELVGGNGLVEMGTFVAILVGTIVGGEIAAAGAPALPWLGGVCVTLAVLGRSASTWVPQTPAPQPDLRINWNPFTETWRNLQIARGDRAVFQSLLGISWLWFLGATFLASFFNFSRDVLGADPGVVTLLLAMFSVGIGIGSLLCERLSGGKVEIGLVPFGSIGMTVFAIDLYFASRGGAGGASLQTVAQFISQPGHWRILADLFLLAMFGGFYSVPLYALIQSRSAPSHRARIIAANNILNALFMIVSALMAMALTRAGFTIDQLYLVTGILNALVAVYLYTLLPEFLIRFVMWLLLHTIYRIKVEGADRIPDEGPCVLVCNHVSFADAVVIGASIRRPVRFVMDHRIFRIPVLSWFFHTVRAIPIAPAHEDPQALSRAYAEISKALEAGEVVCIFPEGKLTASGDVQVFRQGIQRIVERTPVPVIPMALRGLWGSFFSRHGGAAMTRPFKRGILNRLELVIGDPVAPTQATPEVLREKVLKLRGPWPV; encoded by the coding sequence GTGAGTGAGCCCAGCCAGCGCGGGGCACGCGGCGAGGGCCACCAATCGCGACTGCTGAAGGAACGGCGTTTCGCACCGTTCTTCTGGACGCAGTTTCTGGGCGCGATGAACGATAACGTGTTCAAGATCGCGTTCACGTCGCTTGTCACCTACCATGCATCGCTTTTTCAGGACGTTGACGGCAAGACGGCGGCGTTCCTGATCTCGGCCATCTTCATCGCGCCGTTCCTCCTGTTCTCGGCCACCAGTGGCCAGATCGCCGACAAGTGGGACAAGGCGCGGCTAATTCGTTTCGTCAAGACACTCGAGATCGCGATCATGGCCGTGGGCGCGCTCGGATTCCTGTGGACGAACGCGTCGCTGCTGTACGTCTGCACCTTTCTGATGGGGTTGCACTCGACGCTGTTCGGTCCGGTGAAGTACGCCTATCTGCCGCAACATCTCGCCACGCACGAACTCGTGGGCGGCAACGGCCTAGTGGAAATGGGCACGTTCGTGGCGATTCTGGTCGGCACGATCGTCGGCGGCGAAATCGCCGCGGCGGGCGCGCCGGCGTTGCCGTGGCTTGGTGGCGTCTGCGTCACGCTGGCGGTGCTGGGCCGATCGGCATCGACATGGGTGCCGCAAACGCCCGCGCCGCAGCCCGATCTGCGCATCAACTGGAATCCCTTTACCGAGACCTGGCGCAATCTGCAGATCGCCCGCGGCGATCGGGCCGTGTTTCAGAGCCTGCTGGGCATTTCGTGGCTGTGGTTTCTGGGGGCAACGTTTCTTGCCTCGTTCTTCAACTTCTCTCGCGACGTGCTCGGCGCCGACCCTGGCGTAGTGACGCTGTTGCTGGCGATGTTCTCCGTAGGCATCGGCATTGGCTCGTTGCTGTGCGAACGGCTTTCGGGCGGCAAGGTGGAGATCGGGCTGGTGCCGTTCGGCTCGATCGGCATGACGGTGTTTGCCATCGATCTGTACTTCGCGAGCCGGGGCGGGGCCGGCGGCGCTTCGCTGCAAACGGTTGCGCAGTTCATTTCGCAGCCGGGGCATTGGCGAATCCTGGCGGATCTGTTCCTGCTGGCGATGTTCGGCGGTTTCTACAGCGTGCCGTTGTACGCGCTGATTCAGAGCCGCAGCGCGCCGTCGCATCGTGCGCGCATCATTGCCGCCAACAATATTCTCAACGCGTTGTTCATGATCGTCTCGGCCCTCATGGCGATGGCGCTCACGCGCGCCGGTTTCACCATCGATCAGCTGTATCTGGTCACCGGGATTCTCAACGCGCTGGTGGCGGTGTATCTCTACACGCTCCTGCCCGAATTCCTGATCCGTTTCGTGATGTGGCTGCTGCTGCACACGATCTATCGTATCAAGGTCGAAGGCGCGGATCGAATTCCGGACGAAGGCCCGTGCGTGCTCGTGTGCAACCACGTGAGTTTCGCCGATGCGGTGGTGATCGGCGCCTCGATCCGGCGGCCGGTGCGTTTCGTCATGGATCATCGGATCTTTCGCATTCCCGTGCTGTCATGGTTCTTCCATACGGTCCGCGCGATTCCCATCGCGCCCGCGCATGAGGATCCACAAGCCCTGAGTCGCGCGTACGCGGAGATTTCGAAGGCGCTCGAAGCCGGCGAGGTGGTCTGCATTTTTCCAGAGGGCAAACTCACGGCGTCGGGCGACGTACAGGTCTTCCGCCAGGGAATTCAGCGTATCGTCGAGCGTACCCCGGTGCCGGTCATCCCGATGGCGCTGCGTGGGTTGTGGGGCAGCTTCTTCTCGCGTCATGGCGGGGCGGCGATGACGCGCCCGTTCAAGCGTGGCATTCTGAACCGTCTGGAGCTCGTCATCGGCGATCCGGTGGCGCCGACGCAGGCCACGCCCGAGGTACTACGCGAGAAAGTGCTCAAGCTGCGCGGGCCCTGGCCGGTTTGA
- a CDS encoding CBS domain-containing protein: protein MRVSDILKVKGNTLFTVTPETSLADAVDTMAEHDIGSLVVMEYGDLVGMLTFREIINTISKNGGTVGGSTIRKIMDDHPLTCTPETDVNEVRRMMLERHARYLPVMDNRTLMGVISFYDVARAVVEEQSFENRMLKAYIRDWPAEEAEDTK from the coding sequence ATGCGTGTGTCTGACATCCTGAAAGTGAAGGGCAACACCCTTTTCACTGTGACCCCGGAGACGTCGCTGGCCGATGCCGTCGACACGATGGCGGAGCACGACATCGGCTCGCTCGTGGTGATGGAGTACGGCGATCTCGTCGGCATGCTCACCTTCCGTGAAATCATCAACACGATCAGCAAGAATGGTGGGACCGTCGGCGGCTCCACGATCCGCAAGATCATGGACGATCATCCGCTCACGTGCACGCCGGAGACGGATGTGAACGAGGTGCGCCGCATGATGCTCGAGCGCCATGCCCGTTACCTGCCGGTCATGGACAACCGCACGCTCATGGGCGTGATTTCCTTCTACGATGTCGCGCGCGCTGTCGTCGAGGAGCAGTCCTTCGAGAACCGTATGCTCAAGGCCTACATTCGCGACTGGCCTGCCGAGGAAGCGGAAGACACCAAGTGA
- a CDS encoding O-acetylhomoserine aminocarboxypropyltransferase yields MSAPHFDTLTLHAGAAPDPATGARATPIYQTTSFVFPDADQAAALFNMERAGHVYSRISNPTNAVFEERMAALENGAGAIATASGQAALHLAIATLMGAGSHIVASGALYGGSHNLLHYTLRRFGIETTFVRPGDLDGWRAAIRPETRLLFGETLGNPGLDVLDIPGVAQIAHDAGVPLLVDSTFTTPWLIRPFDHGADLVYHSATKFLGGHGTTIGGVLIDGGTFDFEASGKFPELTEPYDGFHGMIFAEENSVAPFLLRARREGLRDFGACLHPQAAWQLLQGVETLPLRMARHVDNARRVVEFLAGHEAVESVAYPELPSHPDHALAKRLLPRGAGAVFSFNLKGDRAAGRRFIEALQLFSHLANVGDARSLVIHPASTTHFRMDAAALAAAGIGEGTVRLSIGLEDPDDLIQDLKRGLKTATKSSSKGSVS; encoded by the coding sequence ATGTCCGCACCGCACTTCGATACGCTCACCCTGCACGCAGGCGCGGCCCCCGACCCGGCGACGGGCGCGAGGGCCACGCCGATCTATCAGACGACATCGTTCGTCTTCCCCGACGCCGACCAGGCGGCCGCCCTGTTCAACATGGAGCGCGCGGGGCACGTCTATTCGCGCATATCCAACCCGACCAACGCCGTCTTCGAGGAGCGCATGGCCGCTCTCGAGAACGGCGCGGGCGCCATTGCCACGGCCAGCGGTCAGGCCGCCCTGCATCTGGCCATTGCCACGCTGATGGGAGCGGGCTCGCACATCGTCGCATCCGGTGCGCTGTACGGCGGCTCGCACAATCTGCTGCACTACACGCTGCGCCGCTTCGGCATCGAAACCACCTTCGTACGCCCCGGCGATCTCGACGGCTGGCGTGCCGCGATCAGGCCCGAGACGCGACTCCTCTTCGGCGAGACGCTGGGCAATCCGGGACTCGACGTACTCGACATTCCGGGCGTCGCGCAGATCGCCCACGACGCCGGCGTGCCCCTGCTCGTCGACAGCACGTTCACCACACCATGGCTCATCCGTCCCTTCGACCACGGCGCCGACCTCGTGTATCACTCGGCGACCAAGTTCCTCGGCGGGCATGGCACCACGATCGGCGGCGTGCTGATTGACGGCGGCACGTTCGACTTCGAGGCGAGCGGCAAATTTCCGGAGCTGACCGAGCCTTACGACGGCTTTCACGGCATGATCTTCGCCGAGGAGAATTCCGTCGCGCCCTTCCTCCTGCGCGCTCGGCGCGAAGGTCTGCGCGACTTCGGCGCGTGCCTGCATCCGCAGGCGGCATGGCAACTGCTGCAGGGCGTCGAGACGCTGCCGCTGCGCATGGCCCGACACGTCGACAACGCGCGTCGCGTCGTGGAATTTCTTGCGGGTCATGAGGCCGTGGAAAGCGTCGCCTACCCTGAACTGCCGTCACACCCGGACCATGCCCTGGCCAAACGGCTGCTGCCGCGCGGTGCGGGCGCCGTGTTCAGCTTCAATCTCAAGGGCGACCGCGCGGCGGGCCGACGCTTCATCGAAGCACTGCAACTGTTCTCGCATCTGGCGAACGTGGGCGATGCGCGCTCGCTCGTCATTCACCCGGCTTCGACCACGCACTTCCGCATGGACGCCGCGGCACTCGCCGCCGCCGGCATTGGCGAAGGCACCGTGCGCCTGTCGATCGGTCTCGAAGACCCGGACGACCTGATCCAGGATCTCAAGCGCGGCCTGAAGACCGCCACCAAGTCCTCCTCCAAAGGAAGCGTGTCATGA
- a CDS encoding alpha/beta fold hydrolase — protein sequence MNFELEGNNVYAYTAGKPLDPAQPTVVFLHGAQHDHSVWGLQSRYLAHHGMNVLALDLPGHHRSTGAPLSTIGEMADRVVAVLDAAGLERAAWVGHSMGSLIALDAAARHPERVSRIALVGTAYPMKVSDVLLEAAAEREPEAIALVNAWSHSTLAAKPSAPGPGFWTWGGNQRLMERVAKRNPAKVFLTDFEACNGYDQGWDAAARVKCPVLAVLGARDQMTPPRAAQAVLDALREAGVPVTVERVDAGHAIMTEQPDALLDALVKFMRH from the coding sequence ATGAATTTCGAGCTCGAAGGCAACAACGTCTACGCCTATACCGCCGGAAAGCCGCTCGACCCCGCACAGCCGACGGTCGTCTTCCTGCACGGGGCGCAACACGATCACAGCGTCTGGGGGTTGCAAAGCCGATATCTCGCGCACCACGGCATGAACGTGCTGGCGCTCGATCTGCCCGGACATCACCGCAGCACGGGAGCGCCACTGTCAACGATCGGCGAGATGGCCGATCGCGTGGTTGCGGTGCTCGACGCCGCCGGCCTCGAGCGCGCCGCGTGGGTCGGTCACAGTATGGGATCGCTCATCGCGCTGGACGCCGCTGCGCGTCACCCTGAACGCGTGTCGCGCATTGCGCTGGTAGGGACGGCGTATCCGATGAAAGTCTCGGACGTGCTGCTCGAAGCCGCCGCGGAACGCGAGCCCGAGGCCATCGCGCTCGTCAACGCCTGGTCGCACAGCACGCTCGCGGCCAAACCGTCGGCGCCCGGCCCGGGCTTCTGGACATGGGGCGGCAACCAACGGCTGATGGAGCGTGTGGCGAAACGCAATCCCGCGAAGGTGTTCCTCACCGACTTCGAGGCGTGCAATGGCTACGATCAGGGATGGGATGCGGCTGCGCGTGTCAAGTGTCCGGTGCTCGCGGTGCTCGGTGCGCGCGACCAGATGACGCCGCCGCGCGCCGCACAGGCGGTGCTCGACGCGCTTCGCGAGGCGGGCGTGCCGGTAACGGTCGAGCGCGTCGATGCGGGCCACGCGATCATGACGGAACAGCCTGATGCGCTGCTCGATGCCCTCGTGAAATTCATGCGACACTGA
- a CDS encoding DUF962 domain-containing protein translates to MPDLHDNAPAFHRFADFYPFYLGEHRNPICRRLHFIGSWGVIACVLVFAVTGNVWWLPTAVVCGYAFAWIGHFFFEKNRPATFRHPIYSLMGDWVMFRDICLGRVKL, encoded by the coding sequence ATGCCCGATTTACACGACAACGCGCCGGCATTTCATCGGTTCGCGGACTTCTATCCGTTCTACCTGGGCGAGCATCGCAATCCCATTTGCCGCCGCCTGCATTTCATTGGCTCGTGGGGGGTGATCGCCTGCGTGCTGGTGTTCGCGGTGACAGGCAACGTGTGGTGGCTTCCGACAGCAGTCGTCTGTGGCTACGCGTTCGCATGGATCGGCCACTTTTTCTTCGAGAAAAACCGGCCGGCCACGTTTCGCCACCCGATCTACAGCCTGATGGGCGACTGGGTCATGTTCCGCGACATCTGCCTTGGCCGCGTGAAGTTGTAG
- a CDS encoding YihY family inner membrane protein encodes MLKPPRINWNNVRQLLRYALARAQDDRIPQVAGSLTFTSILSIVPLFAVTFALFTAFPIFNSFRDALQGFLLEHLMPESVNAQIFNYLNQFASKAKSLTAFGLIGLLVTSVLTLMTIESAFNVIWRVPRPRPLAQRMLIYWSLLTLGPLLFGVSLSISSYVFTQSMSLVSTLPPAVASLLSLIPLALTSLAFMLMYVYMPNCKVDWRDALVGGIVAAIAFDLTKRGFGLYIRQFPTYTAVYGAFAAVPIFLLWIYLSWLVALLGATITSVLPALRLGHFQYPSFPGSDLLDGLTLIHLLNRNREAGGAGRTSAELARTMRTSLEHASNLLMRLERMGWVGRITMQPPVERWLLLANPNATTLAPLVAQLALNVDELARQMERHALDGAHVAEMLREGKWDVPLADALPREAAAYDDEDKGSERK; translated from the coding sequence TTGCTTAAACCACCCCGCATCAACTGGAACAACGTTCGCCAACTGCTGAGGTACGCGCTCGCGCGGGCGCAGGACGACCGGATTCCGCAGGTGGCGGGAAGTCTGACATTCACCTCGATCCTCTCGATCGTGCCGCTGTTCGCGGTCACATTTGCGCTTTTTACCGCATTCCCGATCTTCAATTCGTTTCGCGACGCCTTGCAGGGCTTTCTGCTCGAGCATCTGATGCCGGAGAGCGTCAATGCGCAGATCTTCAATTACCTGAATCAGTTCGCGTCCAAGGCGAAGAGCCTGACGGCGTTCGGCCTGATCGGTTTGCTGGTCACGTCGGTGCTGACGTTGATGACCATCGAGTCGGCCTTCAACGTGATCTGGCGCGTGCCGCGTCCGCGCCCGCTCGCTCAGCGTATGCTCATCTACTGGAGTCTGCTCACGCTCGGGCCGTTGCTGTTCGGCGTGAGTCTGTCGATCAGCTCGTACGTCTTCACGCAATCCATGTCGCTCGTGAGCACGCTGCCGCCGGCCGTCGCCTCGCTGCTCAGCCTGATTCCGCTCGCGCTCACGAGTTTGGCGTTCATGCTGATGTACGTCTACATGCCGAACTGCAAGGTGGATTGGCGCGATGCGCTCGTCGGCGGTATCGTGGCGGCGATCGCCTTCGATCTGACCAAGCGCGGTTTCGGTCTGTACATCCGCCAGTTCCCGACCTACACGGCTGTCTACGGCGCGTTTGCGGCGGTGCCGATTTTCCTGCTGTGGATCTACCTGTCATGGCTCGTGGCGTTGCTCGGCGCGACGATCACTTCGGTATTGCCGGCACTGCGGCTCGGGCATTTTCAGTATCCGAGTTTTCCGGGCAGCGATCTGCTCGACGGCCTGACGCTCATCCATCTGCTCAACCGCAATCGCGAGGCTGGCGGCGCGGGACGCACCTCCGCGGAGCTGGCGCGGACCATGCGCACGAGTCTGGAGCACGCCAGCAATTTGCTCATGCGCCTCGAGCGCATGGGCTGGGTTGGACGGATCACCATGCAACCCCCGGTCGAACGCTGGCTGTTGCTCGCCAATCCGAATGCGACCACGCTTGCGCCGCTCGTCGCGCAGCTTGCCCTCAATGTGGACGAGCTGGCGCGACAGATGGAGCGCCACGCGCTCGACGGCGCGCACGTGGCCGAGATGCTGCGCGAGGGCAAGTGGGACGTGCCGCTCGCCGACGCCCTGCCGCGCGAGGCCGCCGCGTACGACGACGAGGATAAAGGGAGCGAGCGAAAGTAA
- the wrbA gene encoding NAD(P)H:quinone oxidoreductase — protein sequence MTEILVLYYSRHGTTAQLAQCIAAGIDSVPGTQARVRTVPAVSTVCEASAPDIPDSGPPYVELRDLEECAGLALGSPTRFGNMAAALKYFLDGTTPQWLSGALAGKPACVFTSSASLHGGQESTLLSMMIPLLHHGMLLMGLPYTEPALSSTRTGGSPYGATHFAHDGNPLSADERQLASALGARLARAACKLAE from the coding sequence ATGACTGAAATTCTCGTCCTGTACTACAGCCGCCACGGCACGACCGCACAGCTCGCGCAATGCATCGCCGCCGGTATCGACAGCGTGCCGGGCACGCAGGCGCGCGTGCGAACCGTGCCGGCCGTCTCGACGGTGTGCGAGGCCAGCGCGCCGGACATTCCCGACAGCGGGCCGCCTTATGTCGAATTGCGCGATCTGGAAGAGTGCGCGGGCCTCGCGCTCGGTTCGCCCACGCGTTTCGGCAATATGGCCGCTGCGCTCAAGTACTTTCTCGACGGCACCACGCCGCAGTGGCTCTCGGGCGCACTCGCGGGCAAACCGGCCTGCGTGTTCACGTCCAGCGCCAGTCTGCATGGCGGCCAGGAAAGCACGCTGCTCTCGATGATGATTCCGCTGTTGCATCACGGCATGCTGCTCATGGGGCTGCCCTACACGGAGCCCGCGCTCTCCAGTACGCGCACCGGCGGCTCGCCCTATGGCGCAACGCACTTCGCTCACGACGGCAACCCGCTCTCGGCCGACGAGCGTCAACTGGCCTCGGCGCTCGGTGCGCGGCTCGCCCGCGCGGCATGCAAGCTGGCAGAATAA
- a CDS encoding DUF2069 domain-containing protein, protein MTATPPDLHAPANVRDADIVGDPRQTPPPQGASSALRWIGIVNLLALIALSVAWELWLAPLRPGGSWLVLKALLLLLPLRGVLRGNLYTLQWSSMFILLFLAEGVVRGMTDTGASAALAWVETALSIVFFFSTVFYLRPFKRAAKARASATR, encoded by the coding sequence ATGACCGCCACACCGCCCGACCTGCACGCTCCCGCGAACGTCCGCGATGCCGACATCGTGGGGGACCCGCGCCAGACACCGCCCCCCCAGGGGGCTTCTAGTGCATTGCGCTGGATCGGCATCGTCAACCTGCTCGCGCTGATCGCGCTGTCGGTGGCGTGGGAGTTGTGGCTCGCGCCGCTGCGTCCCGGTGGATCGTGGCTCGTCCTCAAGGCGCTCCTGCTGCTGCTGCCGCTGCGCGGCGTCCTGCGCGGCAATCTCTACACGTTGCAATGGTCGAGCATGTTCATCCTGCTGTTTCTCGCCGAGGGCGTCGTGCGGGGCATGACCGACACCGGTGCGTCGGCCGCCCTCGCCTGGGTCGAAACGGCGCTGAGCATCGTATTTTTCTTCTCGACCGTCTTCTATCTGCGCCCGTTCAAGCGCGCCGCAAAAGCCCGCGCCTCGGCAACCCGATAG
- a CDS encoding FAD-binding oxidoreductase: protein MNRPAFLTACRDLLGHDHVLTDDADTGAYLVDQRKRYTGRTLAVLRPADAPQLAALVRLCVAHGVPMVPQGGNTGLAGGATPDASGRQVVVSLRRLNRIREVDAANMTLTAEAGCVLADVQAAALAVERLFPLSLAAEGSCTIGGNLATNAGGTAVLRYGNARELCLGLEVVTPQGELWDGLRGLRKDNTGYDLRDLFIGAEGTLGLITAATLKLFAQPAARMTALAALDSPTQALALLNLAQRVAGPLLTGFELMSDFCLQLVTQVFSQQRYPFAQPYAQAVLLELSDNESETHARELLERLLAAGVEQGIVRDAIVANSLAQSNALWHLRESIPLAQSATGLNIKHDIAVPVSQVPAFLAATDPIVQRIAPGARMVTFGHLGDGNLHYNVMAPEGHDPAQFLAQYQSPVTTAVHDSVHAHRGTISAEHGLGQFKREASARYKSPVELALMRTLKAAFDPLGLMNPGKVLPD, encoded by the coding sequence ATGAACCGCCCTGCCTTTCTCACCGCCTGCCGCGACCTGCTGGGTCACGATCATGTGCTGACGGACGATGCCGACACGGGCGCGTACCTCGTCGACCAGCGCAAGCGCTATACCGGCCGTACCCTTGCCGTCCTGCGCCCGGCCGACGCCCCGCAACTCGCCGCGCTGGTGCGCCTGTGCGTGGCACATGGCGTGCCGATGGTGCCGCAAGGGGGCAACACGGGGCTTGCCGGCGGCGCGACGCCCGACGCCAGCGGACGACAAGTCGTCGTCAGCCTGCGACGACTCAATCGCATCCGCGAAGTCGATGCCGCCAACATGACGCTCACGGCCGAAGCGGGTTGCGTGCTGGCCGACGTGCAGGCGGCCGCGCTGGCCGTCGAACGCCTGTTTCCGTTGAGCCTTGCCGCCGAGGGCAGTTGCACGATCGGCGGCAACCTCGCCACGAACGCGGGCGGCACGGCGGTACTGCGCTACGGCAACGCGCGCGAACTGTGTCTCGGGCTGGAAGTGGTCACGCCGCAAGGCGAGTTGTGGGACGGACTGCGCGGGTTGCGCAAGGACAATACCGGCTACGATCTTCGCGACCTGTTCATCGGCGCGGAAGGCACGCTCGGGTTGATCACGGCCGCCACGCTCAAGCTGTTCGCGCAGCCGGCGGCCCGCATGACCGCGCTGGCCGCGCTCGACAGTCCGACGCAGGCGCTCGCCCTGCTGAATCTGGCGCAGCGCGTGGCTGGCCCGCTGCTTACCGGCTTCGAACTGATGTCCGACTTCTGCCTGCAACTGGTCACGCAAGTCTTTTCTCAGCAACGCTACCCTTTCGCGCAGCCTTACGCGCAAGCCGTGCTGCTTGAGCTCTCCGATAACGAGAGCGAGACCCACGCGCGGGAATTGCTGGAACGGCTGCTCGCGGCCGGCGTGGAGCAAGGCATCGTGCGCGACGCGATCGTCGCAAACAGTCTCGCGCAGTCGAATGCGCTGTGGCATCTGCGCGAGAGCATTCCGCTTGCCCAGTCGGCCACGGGGCTGAACATCAAGCACGACATTGCGGTGCCGGTGTCGCAGGTGCCGGCCTTTCTTGCCGCCACGGACCCGATCGTGCAGCGGATCGCCCCCGGCGCGCGCATGGTGACGTTCGGCCATCTCGGCGACGGCAATCTGCACTACAACGTGATGGCGCCCGAAGGCCACGATCCAGCACAGTTTCTCGCGCAATACCAGTCGCCCGTCACCACCGCCGTCCACGACAGCGTTCATGCGCATCGCGGCACGATCAGCGCGGAACATGGCCTCGGTCAGTTCAAACGGGAGGCGTCGGCACGGTACAAGTCGCCCGTCGAACTCGCGCTCATGCGCACCCTGAAAGCCGCGTTCGATCCGCTCGGACTCATGAATCCGGGCAAAGTCCTGCCTGATTGA
- a CDS encoding zinc-dependent peptidase, translating into MFKTLLARLRPSRQRPVIDDALWREVVDALPFLACRPAEELDRLRMLAADFLASKQFSTAHSLPLTDAMCLSVAAQACLPILNLPPALYRGWSGIVLYPGEFLIRKTVQDEAGVVHDVAQEASGEAWEGGPVLLSWQDVQASDVLAYNVVIHEFIHKLDMESGEADGVPPMLRRLHGDLTPQTWCEVFDPAYEAFCHHVANVPDAHWDAFASTSLLDPYATEHESEFFAVCAEAFFVAPMAFRDEYPALYALFSRYFLQDPAAVTPTRTMTSHGAPPPAAATP; encoded by the coding sequence ATGTTCAAGACTTTGCTTGCTCGTCTGCGCCCCTCGCGACAACGTCCCGTCATCGACGACGCGCTGTGGCGCGAAGTCGTCGACGCTCTGCCGTTTCTCGCATGTCGACCGGCCGAAGAACTCGATCGGCTGCGCATGTTGGCTGCGGACTTCCTTGCAAGCAAGCAGTTCTCCACCGCGCACAGCCTGCCGCTCACCGACGCCATGTGCCTCTCGGTCGCCGCTCAGGCCTGCCTGCCGATCCTCAATCTTCCGCCCGCGCTGTATCGCGGCTGGAGCGGCATCGTGCTGTATCCAGGAGAGTTCCTGATCCGCAAGACGGTGCAGGACGAGGCCGGCGTGGTGCACGACGTTGCCCAGGAAGCCAGCGGCGAGGCTTGGGAAGGCGGCCCCGTGCTGCTGTCCTGGCAAGATGTGCAGGCCAGCGACGTGCTCGCCTACAACGTGGTGATCCACGAGTTCATCCACAAGCTCGACATGGAGAGCGGCGAGGCCGACGGTGTGCCGCCGATGCTGCGGCGTCTGCATGGCGATCTCACGCCTCAGACGTGGTGCGAGGTGTTCGACCCCGCCTACGAAGCGTTCTGTCACCACGTCGCGAACGTGCCTGACGCCCACTGGGACGCCTTCGCCTCGACGTCATTGCTCGACCCGTACGCGACCGAACACGAGTCGGAATTCTTCGCGGTCTGCGCCGAGGCGTTTTTCGTTGCCCCGATGGCCTTCCGGGACGAATATCCCGCCCTGTACGCCCTGTTTTCCCGCTATTTCCTGCAAGATCCCGCCGCTGTCACGCCGACGCGCACCATGACCAGCCACGGCGCACCGCCGCCCGCTGCCGCAACCCCATGA
- a CDS encoding type B 50S ribosomal protein L31: MKQGIHPEYREVLFRDMTPGVDFEFITRSTIHTKETAEKDGKTYPLVKIETSSASHNFYTGEQRIMDTAGRVDKFRQKFGNRAGGKIA; this comes from the coding sequence ATGAAACAAGGCATCCACCCGGAATACCGCGAAGTCCTGTTCCGCGACATGACGCCCGGCGTCGACTTCGAATTCATCACCCGCTCGACGATCCACACCAAGGAAACGGCCGAGAAGGATGGCAAGACCTACCCGCTCGTGAAAATCGAAACGTCGTCGGCTTCGCACAACTTCTACACGGGCGAGCAGCGCATCATGGACACGGCAGGTCGCGTGGACAAGTTCCGTCAGAAGTTCGGCAACCGCGCCGGCGGCAAGATCGCCTGA